The following coding sequences are from one Cucurbita pepo subsp. pepo cultivar mu-cu-16 unplaced genomic scaffold, ASM280686v2 Cp4.1_scaffold000360, whole genome shotgun sequence window:
- the LOC111785078 gene encoding polygalacturonase-like encodes MHQPTHFLIFFMSFPLFSLCFGSFHVYPLPVSQYHDQIYGHYPKPRWNTGFYGSMTRQDRVSSLSGSPKIVNVVDFGAKGNGQDDSKAFELAWKEACSSSKAMILVPKGRTYYLKPITFSGPCRSPLTLKIDGMIKASPRMSDYDDDRRHWLKFEGVDNFVVEGNGIINGNGKKWWQNSCKVNKELPCRGAPTAVTFYQCINLVVANLKLENAQQMHLTFQKCTNVQALNLRVVAPENSPNTDGIHVTETQNVIIRNCVIGTGDDCISIVSGSRNVRAMDITCGPGHGISIGSLGAGNSEAEVSNIRVDRALISGTSNGVRIKTWQGGSGYAKNIMFQNVVMNNVSNPIIIDQNYCDKEEKSCPQQNSAVKVSNVVYKNIRGTSASDDAIRFDCSKSSPCQDISMLGVHLVRQGDDVATASCENVRLKNRWKVYPQCSS; translated from the exons ATGCATCAACCAACCCATTTCCTCATCTTTTTCATGTCATTTCCCctgttttctctctgttttggCAGTTTCCATGTGTACCCACTTCCTGTTTCTCAATATCATGATCAAATTTATGGTCATTATCCAAAACCCAGATGGAACACGGGTTTTTACGGCTCGATGACGAGGCAGGATCGAGTAAGCTCGCTTTCGGGTTCGCCAAAGATCGTGAATGTGGTTGATTTTGGAGCTAAGGGAAATGGACAAGATGACAGTAAG GCATTTGAGCTAGCTTGGAAGGAGGCTTGTTCTTCTAGTAAGGCAATGATTTTGGTGCCTAAAGGCAGGACATATTATCTTAAGCCAATAACTTTTTCAGGTCCTTGTAGATCTCCTTTGACACTAAAG ATCGATGGAATGATCAAAGCTTCTCCAAGAATGTCGGATTACGATGACGATCGACGACATTGGCTTAAATTCGAAGGCGTCGACAACTTTGTTGTAGAAGGCAATGGTATCATCAATGGAAATGGCAAAAAATGGTGGCAAAACTCTTGCAAAGTGAACAAAGAACTT CCTTGCAGGGGAGCACCGACG GCTGTAACTTTCTACCAATGCATCAACTTGGTTGTGGCTAACCTGAAACTAGAAAATGCACAGCAAATGCATCTGACATTTCAGAAATGCACCAATGTCCAAGCTTTGAATCTTCGGGTCGTCGCCCCGGAGAATAGTCCCAACACGGATGGAATTCACGTCACGGAAACTCAAAATGTTATAATAAGGAATTGTGTCATTGGAACAG ggGATGACTGCATTTCTATTGTAAGTGGGTCAAGAAATGTTAGAGCAATGGATATCACTTGTGGGCCAGGACATGGAATTAG CATTGGAAGCTTAGGAGCTGGAAACTCAGAAGCTGAGGTTTCAAATATAAGAGTAGATAGAGCATTGATATCAGGAACAAGCAATGGGGTGAGAATAAAGACTTGGCAG GGAGGTTCTGGATATGCTAAAAACATCATGTTTCAAAACGTTGTCATGAACAATGTGAGCAATCCAATAATTATAGACCAGAATTACTgtgataaagaagaaaagtcaTGCCCACAACAG AATTCAGCAGTGAAAGTAAGCAATGTGGTGTACAAGAACATTAGAGGAACAAGTGCTTCTGATGATGCCATAAGATTTGATTGCAGCAAAAGCTCCCCTTGTCAAGACATTTCCATGCTTGGAGTTCATCTAGTTAGACAAGGAGATGATGTTGCTACAGCTTCCTGTGAGAATGTTAGGTTGAAAAATAGATGGAAAGTTTATCCACAGTGCTCCTCATAA